From one Actinomycetota bacterium genomic stretch:
- a CDS encoding restriction endonuclease, with product MPEARPANVPEPPRQRPESEMDERDEGDRQLASALADYLARHGYRVTRGVSMRGRSGARHDIDVLAERSDDVTSYRLMVQCSGANVPIDDNVVAGAHLAMVDTGMSKVIVVSTKGWRFDVEAQAGRLGVGLWGPDEIEERLGALPRVESAQPEGDAVGLPVNMSQEAAAQLIRRASRGALGIGREAVQWIRPFWLPFHRIRTRHTREEKERFQRAHLRAREYWNVYDGLEGSLVAQWDGEPRVVSASGGTLVHPRVPDLAIVRNIEEIARSLSEASTPEDRERQEEALRALGIPLPVTFFDLSPGGVVYMPFFLALVRSRDGDRVVAVDAHEEDVSESTSRIAMKHLGHIMSAGGRGPRLAPDPSG from the coding sequence GTGCCGGAAGCCCGACCGGCGAACGTGCCCGAGCCGCCGCGACAGCGGCCGGAGAGCGAGATGGACGAGCGCGACGAGGGAGACCGGCAGCTGGCCAGCGCCCTGGCGGACTATCTCGCCCGCCACGGGTACCGGGTCACCCGGGGCGTCTCGATGCGAGGCCGCTCCGGGGCCCGCCACGACATCGACGTGCTGGCGGAGCGATCCGACGACGTCACGTCGTACCGGCTGATGGTCCAGTGCTCGGGCGCGAACGTTCCCATCGACGACAACGTGGTGGCCGGGGCGCACCTGGCCATGGTCGACACCGGCATGAGCAAGGTCATCGTGGTGAGCACGAAGGGGTGGCGCTTCGACGTGGAGGCGCAGGCCGGCCGGCTGGGGGTGGGCCTGTGGGGACCGGACGAGATCGAGGAGCGCCTGGGAGCGCTGCCCCGGGTCGAGTCGGCCCAGCCCGAGGGCGACGCCGTGGGCCTACCGGTGAACATGAGCCAGGAGGCGGCGGCGCAGCTGATCCGCCGTGCGTCCCGGGGAGCGCTCGGCATCGGCCGGGAGGCAGTCCAGTGGATTCGCCCGTTCTGGCTGCCGTTTCATCGCATCCGGACCAGGCACACCCGCGAGGAGAAGGAACGGTTCCAGCGAGCCCACCTCCGGGCCCGGGAGTACTGGAACGTGTACGACGGGCTGGAGGGAAGCCTGGTGGCGCAGTGGGACGGCGAGCCCCGCGTGGTGTCGGCGTCCGGCGGGACGCTGGTTCATCCTCGCGTGCCCGATCTGGCCATCGTCCGGAACATCGAGGAGATCGCCCGGAGCCTGTCCGAGGCGTCCACGCCGGAGGACCGGGAGCGGCAGGAGGAAGCGCTCCGCGCGCTCGGCATCCCCCTGCCGGTCACGTTCTTCGACCTCTCGCCCGGTGGGGTGGTCTACATGCCGTTCTTCCTGGCCCTGGTCCGAAGCCGGGACGGCGACCGGGTGGTGGCGGTGGACGCGCACGAGGAGGACGTCTCGGAGTCGACGAGCAGGATCGCCATGAAGCACCTCGGCCACATCATGAGCGCGGGCGGGAGGGGTCCCCGTCTGGCTCCCGATCCCTCCGGCTGA
- the lexA gene encoding transcriptional repressor LexA: MDELTGRQRRILEFIRTAVRDRGYPPTVREIGEAVGLTSSSSVHSQLANLERKGLLRKDATKPRAMALVPVPPAVPVSGSGSGSGSVQEAPGEVQHDPGVQVPLVGRIAAGTPLLATENIEDYLSVPSGFAGPGELFALRVEGQSMVGAGILDGDVVVVRRQDDASDRDIVAALLPGLAEDEATVKRLSRSRGKPMLVPENPAMEPFELGEGRIVGKVVTVLRRV, encoded by the coding sequence ATGGACGAACTGACGGGCAGGCAGCGCCGGATCCTCGAGTTCATCCGTACGGCGGTTCGCGACCGCGGCTACCCCCCCACCGTCCGGGAGATCGGGGAGGCGGTGGGCCTCACCTCGTCGTCGAGCGTGCACAGCCAGCTGGCCAACCTGGAGCGGAAGGGGTTGCTGCGAAAGGACGCCACCAAGCCTCGGGCCATGGCCCTGGTGCCGGTGCCGCCAGCGGTCCCGGTTTCGGGCTCAGGCTCGGGCTCAGGCTCGGTGCAGGAGGCTCCGGGCGAGGTGCAGCACGACCCCGGGGTCCAGGTTCCCCTGGTGGGGCGGATCGCGGCGGGCACTCCCCTGCTGGCCACCGAGAACATCGAGGACTACCTCTCGGTTCCCTCCGGGTTCGCCGGACCAGGAGAGCTCTTCGCGCTTCGGGTGGAGGGCCAGTCCATGGTCGGTGCCGGGATCCTGGACGGGGACGTGGTGGTGGTGCGCCGGCAGGACGACGCGTCCGACCGCGACATCGTGGCGGCGCTGCTGCCGGGGCTGGCGGAGGACGAGGCCACGGTGAAGCGCCTGTCCCGAAGCAGGGGAAAGCCCATGCTGGTTCCCGAGAACCCCGCCATGGAGCCCTTCGAGCTGGGCGAGGGGCGGATCGTCGGAAAGGTCGTTACGGTCCTGCGCCGCGTGTAG
- a CDS encoding LysM peptidoglycan-binding domain-containing protein yields MTRTRVRWGRVMALAASVVLSVGLAANAALASGSHPRALHQQDSPHQVRTYVVRSGDTLWSIAVRFGGQGADPRPLVDGIVSANHLAGPILPGQTLRVPLP; encoded by the coding sequence ATGACCCGAACGCGTGTTCGATGGGGGCGAGTGATGGCGCTGGCTGCCTCGGTGGTCCTGTCCGTCGGGCTGGCCGCGAACGCGGCCCTCGCCAGCGGCTCGCACCCGCGTGCCTTGCACCAGCAGGACTCACCGCATCAGGTGCGGACCTACGTGGTCCGCTCCGGCGACACGCTGTGGTCGATCGCGGTCCGCTTCGGCGGGCAGGGCGCCGATCCTCGGCCCCTGGTGGACGGGATCGTGTCCGCCAACCACCTCGCTGGCCCCATCCTCCCCGGCCAGACGCTCCGCGTCCCCCTGCCGTAG
- the nrdR gene encoding transcriptional regulator NrdR: MRCPWCGRDEDRVVDSRSAERGTAIRRRRECRSCGRRYSTFERIEEVGLTVIKRDGSKEPYERDKLVGGILQAIKNRPVTEDQVLDLAGRVEQRLRRKGPQVTTQEIGLEVLTQLRKLDQVASMRFASVYKDFQQLTDFERELGLMLQKREPAKKR; encoded by the coding sequence ATGCGCTGCCCGTGGTGCGGGCGCGACGAGGACCGCGTGGTGGACTCCCGGTCGGCCGAGCGTGGCACGGCGATCCGCCGGCGCCGGGAGTGCCGCTCGTGCGGCCGCCGCTACTCCACCTTCGAGCGGATCGAGGAGGTCGGGCTGACCGTCATCAAGCGCGACGGCTCCAAGGAGCCCTACGAGCGCGACAAGCTGGTGGGCGGCATCCTCCAGGCCATCAAGAACCGTCCCGTCACCGAGGACCAGGTCCTGGACCTGGCGGGCCGGGTCGAGCAACGCCTCCGCCGCAAGGGTCCCCAGGTGACCACCCAGGAGATCGGCCTCGAGGTCCTCACGCAGCTCCGGAAGCTCGACCAGGTCGCCTCCATGCGCTTCGCCAGCGTGTACAAGGACTTCCAGCAGCTGACCGACTTCGAGCGCGAGCTCGGCCTGATGCTCCAGAAGCGCGAGCCCGCCAAGAAGCGCTGA